One Longimicrobium terrae genomic window, GTCACGCGCGACACGGCGTTCGCCAACGACTTCTTCCGCCGCTACGTGGAAGGGCGCGAGGCGGTGGACTACGCCCCGCTGCTGGCGCGCGCCGGGTACCTGCTGCGCAAGTCGCAGGCGGGGCGGCCCTGGCTGGGCGGGCAGATCGACGACGCGCAGGGCGGGGGCGTGCGCCTGACCCAGCCCTCGCTGTACGGCGGGTCCCTGTACTCCGCCGGGCTGGACATCGGCGACGTGATCCGCTCGGTGGACGGGCAGCTGGTGGCCAACGCCGCCGCGCTGCGCACGCTGCTGCAGGGCAGGCAGGCGGGCGACCGCCTGCAGGTGGAGGTCGTCTCCCGCGGCACGACACGCACGGTGGCGATGGCGCTGGTGGAGAACCCCGCGCTGGAAGCGGTGCCGTACGAGGCGGCGGGAATGACGCTGACGCCGGAGATGCGGGCGTTCCGCGAATCGTGGCTGGGATCGAGGGCCGGGCGGTGAGCGGGAAAGTGATGCCGCGCGTGCCCCTTCTCTGGGGAATGGTGATTCTGATGACGACCGCGGCTTCCTGCGGCGGCGACGGCACCGCGGACCGGTCCGGCACGCAGACGCCGCCCCCGGGCCCGCCCGCGCCCGTGGTGGCGGTGGACCAGGTGCGCAGCTATCCGCACGACACGGCCAGCTTTACGCAGGGCCTGGTGTGGCAGGGCGGCAATCTGTACGAAAGCACGGGGCGCTACGGAACGTCCACGGTGCGGCAGGTGGAACTGGAGACGGGGGCGGTCATCCGCAGCACGCCGCTGGCGCCGCAGTACTTTGCGGAAGGGCTGGCGTTGGTGGGCGACAGCCTGTTTCAGCTCACGTGGCGGGAAGGGGTCATGTTCGTCTATGACCGCGCCACGCTGCGGCCGGGGCGGCAGATCAGCTACCAGGGCGAGGGCTGGGGGCTGACGACGGACGGCCGCTCGCTGATCATCAGCGACGGCAGCAGCTACCTGACGTTTCTGGACGCGCGGACGCTGAATCCGCAGCGCACGGTGCAGGTAGTTGACGCCGGGCAGGGCGTGAACGACCTGAACGAGTTGGAGTGGGTGAAGGGTGAGGTGTGGGCCAACGTATGGCACACCAACCGCATCGCCCGCATCGATCCGCAGACGGGGCAGGTGAAGGGATGGCTGGATCTGGCGGCCCTGGTTCCGCCCGTGAGCGACCCCGAGGGCGTGCTGAACGGCATCGCCTACGACTCGCAGACCAACCGGCTGCTGGTGACGGGAAAGCTCTGGCCGAAGATCTTTGAGATCCGCATCCCGTCGCTCGGCATCGGGCAGTAGGCTGTTCGTTGGATGAACGTCGCGAGCCCGCCCTTCCGTCCGGAAGGCGGGCTCGCGTGTTTCGGTCGATGACGGGAACCGCAGGCCGCGTCGCGCTCGTCCGCCTCAGCGCAACGCACGCCGAGGTCGCGATGGCGAGGGGATGCGCGAGCGGGGGTCTGTCTTCTGCTGGCACATCGCCCGGCGCTAAGTCAGGATGATATGCTTCGGCGCAGTCGATCCTCCGCGTGAAACTCGCCGGGGCGGAGGTGCGTACCAAGGCGAGTGTCGGAGGCAGGCCGTTCGCATTCACCGTCAGGCCCACCATGCTCCTCGTTATCCGCTTTCTCTTCCGGACTCTGCTCACCGGCCTCGTCACCAAGGGCCTGGGCAAGTTCTTTCCGCTGGTCCGCAGGCTTCTCGCCCTGATCTGGCGCTAGACCGAACGGCACCGCCTGCCGCATCACGGGCGCTCCGTCCACCGACGGGGCGCCCGCCGCGCGTTGTGCACTTGCCCTCCGTCCCCGTCCCCACGACCTTTGCGCGGTTCGCCGTTCTCCCCTTTCGGCTCTGATGGACCGCATGCACGAAAGCCCGTCGCCCCTGCTCGCCATTCCCGGCCTGCCGCTGCCCCCGTTGTACCCGGGCGGCTTCTTTCCCCCGTTCGGCATCGCCGCGGCGGGCGGATCGGCAGAGCTGGCGGACGCGGATGCGGCGCGGCGCGCGATGGACTGGGAGCAGGCGCGGACGAGCGCTTCGCGGGCCGAAGCCGTCGCGCGCGAGGCGGACGACGTGCCCGCGACCGCCGCCGCGCGCATCGAGCACGCCTGCACGGATCTGCTGGCGGGCGAGCTGGAGCGCGCCGCGTCGTACGCACGCGAGGTGCTGGCGGAGAGCGCCGGCCTGCCGCGCCTGGCCAAGTTCGCGGCGGCGCTGGTGGATGCCATCGCGAGCGGCCTCGCCGGCCGCGCAGACGAAGCGCTCGCCAAGCTGACGGACGCGGAACGCCACGCGCAGGCTGCGGGCGACGTGGGCCTGGTGCTGATCCGCGTCAACCGCGCCGCCGTCCGCGCAAGCACGGGCGTGTTCGACGAAGCCGAGCGCGACGCGTCCAGCGCGCAGCGCGCCGGCCGCCGCGCCAAGGACGACGAAGCCGCGGCCATCGGCGCTCTCTCCCTCGCCATCGCGCACCTGGCTCGCGGCCGCCGCGCCGCCGCGCGCTCCCGCCTGGGCGACGCGCTGCGCACCTTTGAGCGCACGGGCGACGTGCTGCGCCAGATCCAGTGCCATCACCTGCTGGGCGAGGTGGCGTGGGACGGCGAGGACGCGATCCGCGCCGGCGGCCACTATCGCGACGGCCTCTCGCTCGCCCGCCCGGCGAACGCGCTGCCGATCGTGGAACTGCTGACGCTGCGCTTCGAACACCGCTGACGTTCATCCCTCGACAAAAAGGCCCGCCGGAATCATCCGGCGGGCCTTTTCGTCATCCATCCAAGTCCCGTCACCACGTGCGCCCCTCCGCGATCAGCTGTTCGGCCCGGTCCGCGCCCATGGGCTCGGCGATCAGAAAGCCCTGCACGTGATCGCACCCCATCTCGCGGAGCGCCTCCAGCTGTTCACTCGTTTCCACGCCTTCCGCCACCACGCGAACACCAAGGATGTGCGACATGTTGATGATGGCGTGCACCAGCTGCCCGCTGCGCGGATCGCGGTCCATCCGGCTGACGAACGAGCGGTCCACCTTGAGAATGTCCAGCGGAAAGCGGTGCAGGTAGCCGAGCGACGAGTAGCCGGTGCCGAAGTCGTCCATGCACAGCCCGACGCCGATTTCGCGCAGCTGGTGCAGCACGCGGATGGCCGCCTCCTCATCCTCCAGCAGCACGCCCTCCGTCAGTTCCAGACGGATGCGCGACGGAGCGACGCCGCACCCGTTGAGCGTGGATGCCAGGTGCTCCGCCAGGTCTGGCTGGGCGAACTGCACGGGAGACAGGTTGATGGCCATGGTGAGGCGGGCGTTGCCCGGGTCCCTGCTCCAGCGGGCCACCTGCGCGCAGCACTGCTCAATCACCCACCGTCCGATGGGAAGGATGAGCCCCGTTTCCTCGGCGATGGGGATGAACTCCAGCGGCGGAACGTCGCCGCGCTCCGGATGCCGCCACCGCAGGAGCGCTTCGAACCCCTCGATGCGCCCCGAGTGCAGAGAAACGAGCGGCTGGTACAGGAGCCGCAGCTCCTCGCGCTCCAGCGCCCGCCGCAGATC contains:
- a CDS encoding glutaminyl-peptide cyclotransferase, with translation MPRVPLLWGMVILMTTAASCGGDGTADRSGTQTPPPGPPAPVVAVDQVRSYPHDTASFTQGLVWQGGNLYESTGRYGTSTVRQVELETGAVIRSTPLAPQYFAEGLALVGDSLFQLTWREGVMFVYDRATLRPGRQISYQGEGWGLTTDGRSLIISDGSSYLTFLDARTLNPQRTVQVVDAGQGVNDLNELEWVKGEVWANVWHTNRIARIDPQTGQVKGWLDLAALVPPVSDPEGVLNGIAYDSQTNRLLVTGKLWPKIFEIRIPSLGIGQ